The following are encoded in a window of Impatiens glandulifera chromosome 5, dImpGla2.1, whole genome shotgun sequence genomic DNA:
- the LOC124939896 gene encoding beta-amyrin 28-monooxygenase-like: MEFDDMKLSNLLPMSTVFLSILLPFILFLINNQRKKWTTSHENRAKVPPGSMGIPVVGQSLTLLWTMKSNTADKWVSDRVNKYGAVSKLSLFGKPTVLIHGQAANKFVFGGNSDQLGNSQTESGKTLMGERNILELSGEDHKRVRGALVSFLKPECLKEYVGKMDQELQTHLQTHWTPAAATQKSITVVPLMKNLTFNIICSLLFGLEHGSRREELLNCFQVLIAGLWSLPINLPFTQYRRSLKASLKITHILKDVIREKKAKLVAAKGSTNEDIIASLISSKVSDEEIIHNMKLMMVAGHDTSSTVLSFIIRLLARDPVVYETLLQEQEEVSRSKGSRVLLTREDLGKMKYTWKVALEILRLVPPLFGGFRRALKDIEYEGFLIPKGWQVLWVSSMTHMDNNIFPDASKFEPSRFDNPGSVPPYSYIPFGAGPRICPGYEFAKIEILVTIHYIVTRFKWKLCCDDNFFGREPMPMPTQGLPIQIVSKE; this comes from the exons ATGGAATTTGATGACATGAAGCTATCTAATCTACTTCCGATGTCCACCGTTTTCCTATCCATTCTGTTGCCCTTCATCTTGTTTCTCATAAACAATCAGCGTAAGAAATGGACGACATCACATGAGAATCGAGCAAAGGTACCACCTGGCTCTATGGGCATACCAGTGGTGGGGCAAAGCCTGACTCTCCTATGGACGATGAAATCAAACACAGCCGACAAATGGGTCTCCGACAGAGTAAACAAGTATGGTGCCGTGTCCAAGCTAAGCCTGTTTGGAAAGCCGACTGTCCTTATCCACGGCCAGGCCGCAAACAAGTTCGTATTTGGCGGCAACAGTGATCAGTTGGGGAACAGCCAGACGGAATCGGGGAAAACACTGATGGGGGAACGGAACATTCTAGAACTAAGTGGGGAGGATCATAAACGGGTGAGGGGAGCACTTGTATCGTTCTTGAAGCCTGAGTGTTTGAAGGAGTATGTTGGTAAGATGGATCAAGAACTCCAAACCCACCTTCAAACCCATTGGACTCCCGCCGCCGCTACACAGAAAAGCATCACG GTTGTGCCCCTGATGAAGAACCTTACTTTCAACATAATATGTTCTCTTCTATTTGGGCTGGAGCATGGGTCAAGGAGAGAAGAGTTACTAAACTGTTTTCAGGTTCTAATAGCCGGATTGTGGTCACTACCGATCAATCTTCCCTTCACGCAATACAGAAGAAGTCTCAAGGCCAGTCTCAAGATCACTCACATACTTAAGGACGTCATTCGAGAAAAGAAAGCAAAGCTAGTTGCTGCGAAAGGATCAACTAACGAGGACATCATCGCTTCCTTGATCAGCAGCAAAGTATCCGACGAAGAGATCATTCACAACATGAAGCTTATGATGGTTGCAGGCCATGACACCTCTTCCACCGTCCTATCATTCATTATTAGGCTCCTCGCCCGCGATCCTGTCGTTTATGAAACCCTTCTTCAAG AACAAGAAGAAGTATCCAGAAGCAAAGGTTCCCGGGTGCTGCTTACAAGGGAAGATCTAGGGAAGATGAAATATACATGGAAAGTAGCTTTAGAAATTTTGAGATTGGTTCCTCCACTCTTTGGAGGGTTTAGGAGAGCCCTAAAAGATATTGAGTATGAAGGTTTCCTAATTCCCAAAGGATGGCAA GTTTTATGGGTATCAAGCATGACTCATATGGACAATAACATATTCCCAGATGCGTCCAAGTTTGAGCCATCAAGATTTGATAACCCAGGAAGCGTTCCACCTTACTCCTACATTCCCTTTGGAGCTGGGCCTCGGATATGCCCAGGATACGAGTTTGCTAAAATTGAGATTCTGGTCACAATCCATTACATTGTCACCCGCTTCAAATGGAAACTATGCTGCGACGATAATTTCTTTGGACGTGAACCAATGCCAATGCCTACTCAAGGACTTCCCATTCAAATTGTTTCTAAGGAGTAG
- the LOC124940175 gene encoding beta-amyrin 28-monooxygenase-like: MNLLMISTVFLTILLPIILFLINNQRKRSHENHHTKVPPGSMGLPVVGQSLTLLWTMKSNTADKWVSDRVNKYGAVSKLSLFGKPTVFIHGQAANKFVFSSSSDQLGNSQPESVKTLMGERNILELSGEDHKRLRGAIMSFLKPECLKEYIGKMDQEVQTHLQTHWTPAADTQKSITVVPLMKNLTFNIICSLLIGMERGSRREELLNCFQDLVAGLWSLPINLPFTQYRRSLKAGVKITDIIKDLIRQKKAKLAAAAKGSTNEDIITSLISSKVSDEEIIHNMKAIMIAGHDTSATVLTFIIRLLARDPVVYETLLQEQEEVSRSKGSRLLLTWEDLGKMKYTWKVALEIMRLVPPVFGGFRKALKDIEYEGFLIPKGWQVLWVSSMTHMDNKIFPEASKFEPSRFDNQGSVPPYCYIPFGAGPRVCPGYEFAKIEILVTIHYIVTRFKWKLCCDDNFFGRDPLPMPTQGLPIQIVSKE, encoded by the exons ATGAATCTTCTTATGATTTCCACCGTTTTCCTAACCATTCTATTGCCCATCATCTTGTTTCTCATAAACAATCAACGTAAGAGATCACATGAGAATCATCATACAAAGGTACCACCTGGTTCTATGGGCTTACCAGTGGTGGGGCAGAGCCTGACTCTCCTGTGGACGATGAAATCAAACACAGCCGACAAATGGGTTTCCGACAGAGTAAACAAGTATGGTGCCGTGTCCAAACTAAGCCTGTTTGGAAAGCCGACTGTCTTTATCCACGGCCAGGCCGCAAACAAGTTCGTATTTAGCAGCAGCAGTGATCAGTTGGGGAACAGCCAGCCGGAATCGGTGAAAACACTAATGGGGGAACGGAACATTCTAGAACTAAGTGGGGAGGATCATAAACGGCTGAGGGGCGCAATTATGTCGTTCTTGAAGCCTGAGTGTTTGAAGGAGTATATTGGAAAGATGGACCAAGAAGTCCAAACCCATCTTCAAACCCATTGGACCCCCGCCGCGGATACACAGAAAAGCATCACG GTTGTTCCCCTGATGAAGAACCTTACTTTCAACATAATATGTTCTCTTCTAATTGGGATGGAACGTGGGTCAAGGAGAGAAGAGTTACTAAACTGTTTTCAGGATCTAGTAGCTGGATTGTGGTCACTACCCATCAATCTTCCCTTCACGCAATACAGAAGAAGTCTCAAGGCCGGTGTCAAGATCACTGACATAATTAAGGACCTCATTCGTCAAAAGAAAGCAAAGCTGGCTGCTGCTGCGAAAGGATCAACTAACGAGGACATCATCACTTCCTTGATCAGCAGCAAAGTATCCGACGAAGAGATCATTCACAACATGAAGGCTATCATGATTGCAGGCCATGACACCTCTGCCACCGTCCTAACATTCATTATTAGGCTCCTCGCCCGCGATCCTGTCGTTTATGAAACCCTTCTTCAAG AACAAGAAGAAGTATCCAGAAGCAAAGGTTCACGGCTGCTGCTTACATGGGAAGATCTTGGGAAGATGAAATATACATGGAAAGTAGCtttagaaattatgagattGGTTCCTCCAGTCTTTGGAGGGTTTAGGAAAGCACTAAAAGATATTGAGTATGAAGGTTTCCTAATTCCCAAAGGATGGCAA GTTTTATGGGTATCAAGCATGACTCATATGGACAATAAGATATTCCCAGAAGCATCCAAGTTTGAGCCATCAAGATTTGATAACCAAGGAAGCGTTCCACCTTACTGCTACATTCCCTTTGGAGCAGGGCCTCGGGTATGCCCAGGATACGAGTTTGCTAAAATTGAGATTCTGGTCACAATCCATTACATTGTCACCCGCTTCAAATGGAAGTTATGCTGCGACGATAATTTCTTTGGACGTGATCCATTGCCAATGCCTACTCAAGGACTTCCCATTCAAATTGTTTCTAAGGAGTAG
- the LOC124937742 gene encoding beta-amyrin 28-monooxygenase-like: MTMADDMKLSNLLQMSTVFLSILLPFILFLINNQRKRSHENHHTKVPPGSMGLPVVGQSLTLLWTMKSNTADKWVSDRVNKYGAVSKLSLFGKPTVFIHGQAANKFVFSSSSDQLGNSQPESVKTLMGERNITEMSGEDHKRLRGALMSFLKPECLKEYIGKMDQEVQTHLQTHWTPSVDTQKSITVVPLMKNLTFNIISSLLIGIERGSRREELLNYFRDLVNGMWTIPINLPFTQYRRSLKAGVKITDIIKDLICQKKAKLAAAKGSTNEDIITSLISNKLSDEEIIHNIKLIMVAGHDTIATVLIFIIRLLGRDPVVYETLLQEQEEVSRSKGSRMLLTWEDLGKMKYTWKVALEIMRLVPPVFGGFRKALKDIEYEGFLIPKGWQVLWVSSMTHMDNNIFPEASKFEPSRFDNQGSVPPYCYIPFGAGPRVCPGYEFAKIEILVTIHYIVTRFKWKLCCDDNFFGRDPVPMPTQGLPIQIVSREEK, translated from the exons ATGACCATGGCAGATGACATGAAGCTATCTAATCTTCTTCAGATGTCCACCGTTTTCCTGTCCATTCTATTGCCCTTTATCTTGTTTCTCATAAACAATCAACGTAAGAGATCACATGAGAATCATCATACAAAGGTACCACCTGGTTCTATGGGCTTACCAGTGGTGGGGCAGAGCCTGACTCTCCTGTGGACGATGAAATCAAACACAGCCGACAAATGGGTCTCCGATAGAGTAAACAAGTATGGTGCCGTGTCCAAACTAAGCCTGTTTGGAAAGCCGACTGTCTTTATCCACGGCCAGGCCGCAAACAAGTTCGTATTTAGCAGCAGCAGTGATCAGTTGGGGAACAGCCAGCCGGAATCGGTGAAAACACTAATGGGGGAACGGAACATTACAGAGATGAGTGGAGAGGATCATAAACGGCTGAGGGGCGCACTTATGTCGTTCTTGAAGCCTGAGTGTTTGAAGGAGTATATTGGAAAGATGGACCAAGAAGTCCAGACCCACCTTCAAACTCATTGGACCCCCTCCGTGGATACACAGAAAAGCATCACG GTTGTTCCCCTGATGAAAAACCTTACTTTCAACATAATCTCTTCTCTTCTAATTGGGATAGAACGTGGATCAAGGAGAGAAGAGTTATTAAACTATTTTCGGGACCTAGTAAACGGGATGTGGACGATCCCCATCAATCTTCCCTTCACGCAATACAGAAGAAGTCTCAAGGCCGGTGTTAAGATCACTGACATAATTAAGGACCTCATTTGCCAAAAGAAAGCAAAGCTGGCTGCTGCCAAAGGATCAACTAACGAGGACATCATCACTTCCTTGATCAGCAACAAATTATCCGACGAAGAGATCATTCACAACATCAAGCTTATCATGGTTGCAGGCCATGACACCATTGCCACCGTCCTAATATTCATTATTAGGCTCCTCGGCCGCGATCCTGTCGTTTATGAAACCCTTCTTCAAG AACAAGAAGAGGTATCCAGAAGCAAAGGTTCACGGATGCTGCTTACTTGGGAAGATCTAGGGAAGATGAAATATACATGGAAAGTAGCtttagaaattatgagattGGTTCCTCCCGTCTTTGGAGGGTTTAGGAAAGCACTAAAAGATATTGAGTATGAAGGTTTCCTAATTCCCAAAGGATGGCAA GTTCTATGGGTATCAAGCATGACTCATATGGACAATAACATATTCCCAGAAGCATCCAAGTTTGAGCCATCAAGATTTGATAACCAAGGAAGCGTTCCACCTTACTGCTACATTCCCTTTGGAGCAGGGCCTCGGGTATGCCCAGGATACGAGTTTGCTAAAATTGAGATTCTGGTCACAATCCATTACATAGTCACCCGATTCAAATGGAAGTTATGCTGCGACGATAATTTCTTTGGACGTGATCCAGTGCCAATGCCTACTCAAGGACTTCCCATTCAAATTGTTTCTAGGGAGGAGAAGTAA